The following are from one region of the Nicotiana tabacum cultivar K326 chromosome 3, ASM71507v2, whole genome shotgun sequence genome:
- the LOC107832766 gene encoding putative pectate lyase P59 produces the protein MKGPKVMHSFFVLFFIFTAIIPSFLAHIGEFDEVWRRRAEEARKVALQTYESEPENVTLAFNKQVRDAMKELSEVIPKNDTRRELGTKKYTGPCMVTNPIDKCWRCDPNWADNRKKLADCAMGFGSKATGGKAGRFYVVNDSSDDYTDPKPGTLRHAVIQKEPLWIIFDRGMTIRLHQELIMQSDKTIDARGANVHIAGGAGIMIQYTKNVIIHGLHIHDIVQGNGGMVRDAVDHIGLRTMSDGDGISIFGASNIWIDHVSMWNCYDGIIDAVEGSTGITISNGHFTDHNEVMLFGASDSSSIDQQMQITLAFNHFGKRLVQRMPRCRWGYIHVVNNDYTHWNMYAIGGSKNPTIISQGNRFIAPPDIFKKQITKREYSPESVWMQWTWRSEGDLYMNGAYFVQSGDPDWSKKHQNLYDGISAAPADQVTWITRFAGALGCKVGQAC, from the exons atgaaaggaCCTAAGGTGATGCATTCGTTCTTCGTTCTATTTTTCATATTTACCGCAATAATTCCGAGTTTCTTGGCTCATATTGGAGAGTTCGACGAAGTGTGGAGGAGGAGAGCAGAGGAAGCCAGAAAGGTCGCTCTCCAAACTTATGAGAGCGAACCTGAAAATGTCACATTAGCATTTAACAAACAAGTCCGTGA TGCTATGAAGGAATTAAGTGAAGTAATACCAAAGAATGACACAAGAAGGGAGCTAGGTACTAAAAAATACACGGGCCCTTGTATGGTCACAAATCCAATCGATAAGTGCTGGAGATGTGACCCTAATTGGGCAGACAACAGGAAAAAGCTAGCAGATTGTGCAATGGGCTTTGGATCCAAGGCCACTGGCGGAAAGGCCGGCAGGTTCTATGTCGTCAATGATTCTTCAGATGATTATACCGACCCAAAACCAG GAACCCTACGTCATGCTGTTATTCAAAAGGAGCCATTGTGGATCATATTTGATAGAGGAATGACCATTAGGCTGCACCAGGAGTTGATCATGCAGAGTGATAAAACTATCGATGCTCGTGGGGCTAACGTTCACATTGCTGGTGGCGCTG GTATCATGATCCAGTATACAAAAAACGTGATTATCCATGGCCTACACATTCATGACATTGTCCAAGGAAATGGTGGCATGGTTAGAGATGCAGTAGACCATATTGGACTACGCACAATGAGTGATGGAGATGGCATTTCCATATTTGGTGCGTCCAATATTTGGATTGATCATGTGTCAATGTGGAATTGCTATGATGGAATTATTGATGCTGTTGAAGGATCCACCGGTATCACCATATCAAATGGCCATTTCACAGATCATAATGAGGTGATGTTGTTTGGTGCGAGTGATAGTTCTTCAATAGATCAACAAATGCAAATTACACTAGCATTCAATCATTTTGGAAAGAGATTGGTGCAGAGAATGCCGAGGTGCAGATGGGGATACATTCATGTTGTTAATAATGACTATACTCACTGGAATATGTATGCTATTGGTGGTAGTAAAAATCCTACCATTATTAGCCAGGGTAATCGTTTCATTGCTCCTCCTGACATCTTCAAGAAGCAG ATTACAAAGAGGGAATACTCTCCAGAATCAGTGTGGATGCAGTGGACATGGAGATCAGAGGGAGATTTATACATGAATGGGGCATATTTTGTTCAATCTGGTGATcctgattggtcaaagaaacaTCAAAATCTTTACGATGGAATATCAGCAGCACCAGCAGATCAAGTCACTTGGATTACAAGGTTTGCAGGGGCACTTGGTTGCAAGGTAGGACAGGCTTGTTAG